Within the Planctomycetia bacterium genome, the region CTGACCGTCTCCGGTGGAATTGGCGGACAGGGCGTCATGACGAACGCGGGCACGGGAACCGGCGGCGTGGTCATCAGCTCGGCCATCGACACCGACGTGAGCGGCGTCATCCAGAACAGCGCCACCTCGCAGTTGACTCTCAGCGGCATCAACGCGTTCACGAGCGGGCTGACGATCAAGTCGGGAACCGTGCTCGGCCTGGTGAACGCCGCCGCGTTCGGGCCGGCGGCCAACGTCGTGACGCTCGGCGATTCCGCCGGCGGCTCCGCCGCGGCGACATTGCTGGTCGGCACGACCGGCTTAATCATCCCGACCCAGATCGTGTTGGCCTCCACGACGACCGGGACTTTGACGATCGGCAACACCGGTACCGCCGTGTCGACGACGTTCAGCGGCGGCGTCACCGGCGCCAATAATCTCACGATCAATAATAATGCGACCACCGGCACGATTACGCTGGCCACCGGCGCCGTAAACAACGCCGGAACGGTCACCAACACCGGCCTAGGCACCGGAACGACGACGATCAGCGCACCGGTCGGGACGAACGTCACCGGCCTGCGACAAGCGAGCGACACTTCGGCTTTCACGGTCAGCGGCGCGCTAACGGTCAATAGCGCCGGCACGACGATTAGTTCGGCGGGAGCGGCTCTGTTTACCGTTTCCAGCGCGGTTTCCGGCACCGGCAACCTCATCGCCGATGCCGACGGGTCCGGCAACATCACCTTCCAGACCGGCGCGATGAATCCGATCGGGTCGATTACGAATTCGGGATCCGGCACCGGCGTAGTGACCTTCAGCAACGTCATCGGGACGAACGTCACCGGCGTATTCCAGAACAGTGCGACCTCGCAGTTGACCCTGACCGCCGCCAACACGTTCACCAGCGGCGTGACGATTAATGCCGGTACTTTGGCGGCCAGTGGAAGCGCAAATGTCTTGGGTACCGGCGCATCGACGTTGACGTTGGCCGGCGGGACGCTCGATTTAAGGCACTCCGCCCTATTGGCCTTCAACCGCGCGACGACGGTCACGGGCGATGCGACGATTATCAGCGAGAAGAGCGTCGCCGGCGTCGGTGTGAATTACACGTTCGGAGCCTTGTCGATCGGCGGCAACACGCTCAGCGTCAACGGAGGGAACGTCACCAGCGGCACCGCCGGTTTGATCTTCGGAGCGACGACGTTCAGCGGGGACGCGACGTTCAACATCGCCAACCCGGTCGGCGGCGGCGCAACGCTCCTCACGCTGGGCGCGCTCAACGACGGTGGCGCGGCGCGGACCATCACCAAATCCGGCTTGGCAACCATGACCTTGGCGACGGCCGCGACAAGCATCGTCGACGGTACACGATTCAATATTTCGGCCGGCACTCTGAATTCGAATAACGCCACGGCGCTGGGAACCTTGGCGACCGTCGACGTGGCCGACGGCGCCCTGTTCAATGTCGGCGCCACCCAGACGATCGGCGCGCTGTCCAATACCACCACGAGCCTGAACACCGGGTCGGTCACGGTCGGATCGGGCTTCGTGCTGACGATGGGTAGTACGAATAACTTGAATGCGACGTTCAGCGGCGTCATCAGCGGCGCGGGCGGCATCGCCAAGGGGGGAAGCGGGACGCAGACCTTGACGGGAGCGAATACGTTTGCCGGCCCGGTTACCGTTCGCGAAGGTGTTTTGGCGCTGGCCGGCGGGAACAATCGGCTGGCGACGTCCGGTTCCGCCGCTTATGTCGTGACGCTCGGCAGCGGAACGACCAGCGGCAAATTGGCGCTCGGCGGCGCCGGCGGACCCGTGAGCCAAACGTTTAATCAAACGACGGCGTCGGGAATCCTGGTCACGAGCGGAACCGGTACCGCGAACAGCGTCGTCGGCGGCGCGGATAACGGCGGTAATCCGGCAGGTAACTCGGTCCTGACCTTGAACATCGGCACCGGCTTCACGGACACCTATGACGGACTTATCGGCGGCCCGGGACTCTTCGAAAACAACATCAACCTCGTCAAGAGCGGCGGCGGAATTCTGGTGCTCTCCGGCGATTTGAGCGGCTGGACCGGCACGGGCAGCGGCCCGAACGACCCGACCCGGCCGACGCTGACGATCACCGGCGGCGTTCTGCGGCTGACAAGCACCGCGGTCCTGAACACGGCCGTCTTCAACACGGGCGGCCTGATCGACGATCAGGGCTTTACCGCGGGAGCCAACTTCTCGCTGATCACGACCGGCGGCCTGATCACGCTCAGCTCGCCGACCGATGATTTCAGTTCGGTGGGGATTACGGCCGCCTCCCACGGCGTCGTCGCATTGAACTTCAACAACACCGGAGTCACGGGCTTCAACGGCAGCGACATGTACTTGGGAGCGGTGGGGGCACGGCGTTATTCGGGAACGACGCTCGCGGCCGGCGCCCTGAATACTTACCGTTTCGGCGGCGGTGCCCCGTGGGCCGCACTGGGAACGGCGACGACCGGAGGAAGCGGCGGCTATCTGCAGATCGCGACGGAGAACGTCGTGACCGGGGCCAACAACGTCATCATCGGCGACAACGGCAGCTACAACAGCGGCGCCGGGCTCTTCGGCGGCAACAGCACCGTCGAGTTCACGGCGAACCAGAACTACACCGGAACCACGACGCTGGCCGGCGGCACGCTGGTCGTTTCAGACATCAATCAGCTCGGCAATCCGACGACGCCCGCCGGCAGCATCATCTTCGACGGCGGCATCTTCCGCTATGCGGGAAACAACAGCGACATTTCCGCCCGCGCGACGATCGCCGGCGGCGCGGTGATCGACACCAACGGTCAAAGCGTCGCGTTCGCCGCGGGCATCGGCAATTCAAACACGGGAACGAGCGGCTTGAGCGACGGCGGCCTCGCGAAGATCGGCCTCGGAACGTTGACCTTGAGCGGAGCGAACACGTATACCGGCACGACCCGCGTTTCCGCGGGCACGCTGCAACTGAATGGCGCTACGGGTTCGCTCTCGACCACTTCCGGACTGACGTTTGCCGGGCCGGGCACGTTCCGGTTCGATAACGTCGGCGCTCTGGGAGCCATCTCTCAGACCCTGGGCGCGCTCAGCTTTGCCGCCGGCGACGGCACGATCCTTTCCCAGCGCACCGCCGCACAAGATACTACGCTTACGTTCGATTCGTTCGCTCGGACAAGCGGCGCCACGGGTAACTTCACCGTGGCCGGCGCGGGAAGCACCGCCGCCTTGAACCAAGTGAAGTTTGCCTCGCCTCCGGCGGCAGGCCAGTTCCTCGATGCAGGCCTGTATTTTGGCGGCAACAACTACGCCGCGTACGACGCCGGGGGATTTGTCCGGGCGATCGTTTACGGCACGGATACGAATACCGCAACCTCGGCAGCCGGCGTCACGCTCGGCGCCAACACCGGCAGGGACATAAACCAAACGGGCATCATCTCGGCCCAGACCACCGACACGATTAACTCGTTGCGAATCGCCGGGGCCTTCAATCTCACGATCGCGGCCTCGAACACCCTGACCATCACCAGCGGCGGATTATTGAAAGCCGGCGGCAATGCCGCGTCGATCCTCACCGGCACGCTTCGGGCCGGTCCCACCGGGACCGGCGAACTGGTCGTCCGCACCGACCTGGCCACCGATCTGCTCACGTTTAGTTCCACGATCGTTGCCGGCTCGATTACTAAAAGCGGTGCGGGCACGCTCACGCTCGGAACCGCAACCAATACGATTACCGGACAGATCGTGATCAACGGCGGAACGTTGGCAATGGACGCCCAAGCGCGCTACGGCGCTACCACCGGGTTCACCTTAAACGGCGGGGCGTTGACGTGGACCTCGACGGCGGCTCTGGCTAAGACGTTCACCTTGGGTCTTGGCGGCGGCACGTTCAACATCACCGGCGCCGGCAACCAGACGATCGGCATCGCGGGCGACTCGATGTTGTTCGCCGGCCTCGGCGCTCGCACGTTGACGATCGGCGGCGTTTTGATCGACCGCAGGCAGAATCTCCTGTTCGGCATCGGCGACAACGGCGGGCCGACAAGCCTCGTGTTCACCGGCGCGGCGGACACGTCGGTCGTGCAGCTCAGCGGCAATAATACCTACACCGGTACGACGACGATCAACCGCGGTATCCTGCAACTCAACTCGGCCCTGGCGTTGCCCGGGGGACTCGGCGGCACGACGCTGACGACGACCAACACCGGGGGCGGAAACCTGGTTTTTGCCGCCACCGGCGTGACTCGCGCCGTCCTCGAGTTGACCGCGGCAAGCGGCGACTTCTACCGTTCGCTCGGCACCGGCTTCGACCAGGTTCAATTCACGGGTAACGGCGGCTTCAGCAACGGCGGCACCGGCACCCGCATCGTCAACCTCGGCGGCTCAGGCGCCCAAGTGACCTGGGGCAGCGGCGGCTTCGTCCCGACCGGAAACATTCTCGACCTCGCACAGTCGGCCGGAAACAGCCTCGGTTCGACCGGCATTATCGACTTCCAAAACGATATCCAATTGGGTGCCGCGGCGCGCACCGTGGACGTCTCCGACGGGTTTTCGGCCGCGGGCACCGGCGGCGTCGATGCGATTTTGAGCGGCGATCTATCTACGACCGCGGCTACCGGCGGATTGACGAAAACGGGCGCCGGAGTGCTGATGCTCACCGGCGACAACGCGACCGGCGCCCTGGCCGGCAGTCCGATCGTCGTCAGCGGCGGCTATTTATTGTTCGATGGTGTGAGTTCCATCCTGGGTGCGGCCGGCAGCCGCAATGTGCTGCTCGCGGCGACGACGGGCGTGGCACTTGTAGGAGCGACCGACATTCAACCGTTGCTCGATCGGATCAACGGCGCCTCAGCCGGCGGGTCGGTGATGCTGGATACCAGCAACACCAGTGCGTCTGCGGTCATCGATATGAGCAACGCGGCGCTCGCGAATATTACCCTGGGGGCCTACAGCAACGTCGGCGGAACTCCGATCTATTACGGCGGCTCGATCATTGCGAACGGCACGACGTACAAGTTTGGATCTCCGACCGAGGCCTCCAAGGGGGGACTAGGCGCCGCGGCGTCGGCCGTTCAGCGCAATACGAATCTGCTGGTACTCACCAAGCAAAACGTACTGACCGGCGCCAACTCCGCCAGTTTCAATATCGGAACGTTCTATTTCACCAACTCGAATGATTTCACCGGCGGCATCAGCCCGTTCACAGGCAGCCAAACCAATATCGGCATCGGCAACGATGCCGCGCTCGGCACCGGTTTGATCAGAGTGACGAGCACGACCGATTTTATCGGCTCGCTCAACGGCGACCACACGTTGAGTAATAACATCCAGACGACGGTGACCGGTAACTTTGTCGTCACGGGCAACACGACGAACGACGGCATTGCCAACCCGGGTGCCTTTACGTTCCTGGGAACTTTAAACGTCGTCACGTCTCCCTCGCTTTTTGCCCGTGCCGGCAACAACGCCACGTTCCTCGGCGACATCAAGGCGGTCTCGGGGACGCCGACGGTCACGTTTAACACCGGCATTTTCAACTTGTTGACGACGCCCGCCGGTGCCGTGAATAAATCGATGGCGGCCACGTCTGTAGCGGCTTTGACGACGCTGGTCATCGACAGCGATCGTTCGTTGGGCGCGGTGCCGGTCGCGCCGGCAACCAATTTGACGTTAGCCACGACGTCCACCCTGCAGGTTCAGCCGGGCGCTAACTCGACGATCATCCTGAGCAACAATCGCAATATCGCGGTGGCTGCCAACGCCGCTTGGGCGATCAACGTCGCCGGCGGCCCGGTCGTCGGCAACTCGACCCTGGAAATTCCCGGCATTATCTCCGGCGGCGGAACGGGGGTGTTTTCGAAGTTAGGTTTGGGCACGTTGACGCTACGCGGTCAGAACACCGTCGCCGCAACGACCGGAACCGGCGTCCAAATCTTCGGTGGTACGTTGATGTTGGACTACGCGAATTCAGGCGTCGCGACGAACATGCTTTTGCCTACCACGAATCTCACTTTGGGCACGGGCACGAACCTCGCGTTCGGCAACGGCGGAACGTTGTCGATCAGCTCCAATAACTTCAACGTCGCACAGACGTTCGCCGCCTTCCAGTTTACCGGCAAGGACAATTTCGTCGTCTTGAAC harbors:
- a CDS encoding autotransporter-associated beta strand repeat-containing protein — protein: MSGDWTAFSGNTSNWTTDAAGTTNTNALPGSTTDVHFYATGATNLNTTLGQNFAIASLTMDAAATSNVSIGSGGGILTINPTNSTSGDTITGIKLNPGAGSLSISAPLVLGASQTWANNSGNTLTVSGGIGGQGVMTNAGTGTGGVVISSAIDTDVSGVIQNSATSQLTLSGINAFTSGLTIKSGTVLGLVNAAAFGPAANVVTLGDSAGGSAAATLLVGTTGLIIPTQIVLASTTTGTLTIGNTGTAVSTTFSGGVTGANNLTINNNATTGTITLATGAVNNAGTVTNTGLGTGTTTISAPVGTNVTGLRQASDTSAFTVSGALTVNSAGTTISSAGAALFTVSSAVSGTGNLIADADGSGNITFQTGAMNPIGSITNSGSGTGVVTFSNVIGTNVTGVFQNSATSQLTLTAANTFTSGVTINAGTLAASGSANVLGTGASTLTLAGGTLDLRHSALLAFNRATTVTGDATIISEKSVAGVGVNYTFGALSIGGNTLSVNGGNVTSGTAGLIFGATTFSGDATFNIANPVGGGATLLTLGALNDGGAARTITKSGLATMTLATAATSIVDGTRFNISAGTLNSNNATALGTLATVDVADGALFNVGATQTIGALSNTTTSLNTGSVTVGSGFVLTMGSTNNLNATFSGVISGAGGIAKGGSGTQTLTGANTFAGPVTVREGVLALAGGNNRLATSGSAAYVVTLGSGTTSGKLALGGAGGPVSQTFNQTTASGILVTSGTGTANSVVGGADNGGNPAGNSVLTLNIGTGFTDTYDGLIGGPGLFENNINLVKSGGGILVLSGDLSGWTGTGSGPNDPTRPTLTITGGVLRLTSTAVLNTAVFNTGGLIDDQGFTAGANFSLITTGGLITLSSPTDDFSSVGITAASHGVVALNFNNTGVTGFNGSDMYLGAVGARRYSGTTLAAGALNTYRFGGGAPWAALGTATTGGSGGYLQIATENVVTGANNVIIGDNGSYNSGAGLFGGNSTVEFTANQNYTGTTTLAGGTLVVSDINQLGNPTTPAGSIIFDGGIFRYAGNNSDISARATIAGGAVIDTNGQSVAFAAGIGNSNTGTSGLSDGGLAKIGLGTLTLSGANTYTGTTRVSAGTLQLNGATGSLSTTSGLTFAGPGTFRFDNVGALGAISQTLGALSFAAGDGTILSQRTAAQDTTLTFDSFARTSGATGNFTVAGAGSTAALNQVKFASPPAAGQFLDAGLYFGGNNYAAYDAGGFVRAIVYGTDTNTATSAAGVTLGANTGRDINQTGIISAQTTDTINSLRIAGAFNLTIAASNTLTITSGGLLKAGGNAASILTGTLRAGPTGTGELVVRTDLATDLLTFSSTIVAGSITKSGAGTLTLGTATNTITGQIVINGGTLAMDAQARYGATTGFTLNGGALTWTSTAALAKTFTLGLGGGTFNITGAGNQTIGIAGDSMLFAGLGARTLTIGGVLIDRRQNLLFGIGDNGGPTSLVFTGAADTSVVQLSGNNTYTGTTTINRGILQLNSALALPGGLGGTTLTTTNTGGGNLVFAATGVTRAVLELTAASGDFYRSLGTGFDQVQFTGNGGFSNGGTGTRIVNLGGSGAQVTWGSGGFVPTGNILDLAQSAGNSLGSTGIIDFQNDIQLGAAARTVDVSDGFSAAGTGGVDAILSGDLSTTAATGGLTKTGAGVLMLTGDNATGALAGSPIVVSGGYLLFDGVSSILGAAGSRNVLLAATTGVALVGATDIQPLLDRINGASAGGSVMLDTSNTSASAVIDMSNAALANITLGAYSNVGGTPIYYGGSIIANGTTYKFGSPTEASKGGLGAAASAVQRNTNLLVLTKQNVLTGANSASFNIGTFYFTNSNDFTGGISPFTGSQTNIGIGNDAALGTGLIRVTSTTDFIGSLNGDHTLSNNIQTTVTGNFVVTGNTTNDGIANPGAFTFLGTLNVVTSPSLFARAGNNATFLGDIKAVSGTPTVTFNTGIFNLLTTPAGAVNKSMAATSVAALTTLVIDSDRSLGAVPVAPATNLTLATTSTLQVQPGANSTIILSNNRNIAVAANAAWAINVAGGPVVGNSTLEIPGIISGGGTGVFSKLGLGTLTLRGQNTVAATTGTGVQIFGGTLMLDYANSGVATNMLLPTTNLTLGTGTNLAFGNGGTLSISSNNFNVAQTFAAFQFTGKDNFVVLNNISVSNSLTLNLPAAITRTGLGGTLNFQTTTAGGAITVNSTNAGTNGIVAGATWNGADLVAAGGTTLTQYTGYTALTGNTVASNTVTNVKVDNSTSGDVTLAATGTIDANTFTFFDAAARTIDVRNGTTAGTLRLGTVGTILAGSGTGPLTIGIAGTAGSLTAGGTAANAAGELIFINNSANKMTVNSAIVLNGTGVTTVVKSGTGTVALAGLNTYTGSLYLNGGILEYANGSALGQNLGSQAAAATNILMNGGTLRQTATNNLIFGLTFNTISAIDVPNTVTVTQTAQGMIGIAGVPGILQKTGLGTLTVSSTTDNLNLSVQVQAGTFNMGKASTATVHSVSGGAAAAALIIEDLATAAITGTGGDQILDTSSVVVRSGGTFNLGTQSEAIDGLAGGGSVIGTGGTLTLGGTAALTNNQANISAYTLAAAGALVTNTGLNNFSGVISGSLAVNKFGAGTQIFGGENTYSGGTTITAGTLKLATTNALPGGAGKGDVTIVGNTVIGGLNVPGTLDLGGFNQAINGLNSTTGGIIVNTIPLFFTSGAWTATAGTNTLTIGNDDANGAFNGTLQDGLTIVPVPGTGAGTSVVGVLALTKTGTGTQTLSGVNTYTGATTINGGTLIFGSTVANGAIRGDGIASKTVADVIVNSGGTLNWMDGDQIADDVTIQINAGGTLAFDGPNFTGSNRHEKFFNLINDGGTYSSGRGFTVEIVDPTWSGAADNTIAGTDIYGELIVRNTGINRVLGDATTGLPGSITINAPGTDGLLFDGAALATTLRLSSDAVTGGRLNLNTNFAYSGTGPSASGIVNSVTTTAAGVDNAGLFGAQAGFVDLGNAVRTFNVADGVGTTTSTGLRGADFVVTARVTNGGIVKQGAGELVVVNTANNNTISGGITAAGGLLTMGGNIGATGGTFALSSGGGFSAGATVVTSGNIQTAIGSIGTADFLNTGAGTSTWAGGSTLVFQFKNVAADGVTGAGTEWDLINNNVGALLINADSSNKITLLIESLSDSITIGQAANFDPTTSTDYLWKFATNVADPAAASKFQFDERGVWSSGTFTNGYGSFSHAGAGSFYVTTIANDLYVGYTAVPEPGSLFLAGLAVAGLGYRRFKRRKQASTTEGEAETQDTKVAGDA